One segment of Allorhodopirellula heiligendammensis DNA contains the following:
- a CDS encoding sigma-70 family RNA polymerase sigma factor, with protein sequence MSNQLHQESYLDTAPSNSDYTKVDSLLKAAQSGDTTALSTLFGLYQNYMRLLAASQIRARLRVRASESDIVQETMLNAARGFSEFRGTTGGEFVTWLRAILTRRIQTLIQTHVEAQVRDVRREVSLEAIGKWMDQSSVRLENVLMANDPSAGTQLVNHERSVRVANALALLNADHREVLMLRSIEGLDFPDVAERMERSHGAARMLWLRAVEALRDKLEVRNER encoded by the coding sequence ATGTCAAATCAACTTCACCAAGAATCATATCTGGACACCGCGCCTAGCAATTCGGATTACACCAAAGTCGACAGCTTGCTTAAGGCCGCCCAATCAGGCGATACCACGGCACTGAGTACGCTGTTTGGCCTCTATCAAAATTACATGAGATTGTTGGCGGCGTCGCAGATTCGTGCCCGGCTACGGGTGCGGGCGAGCGAGTCCGATATCGTCCAGGAAACCATGCTGAACGCGGCTCGCGGTTTTTCTGAATTTCGCGGCACGACGGGGGGTGAGTTCGTAACCTGGCTGAGGGCGATCTTGACACGGAGAATTCAGACGCTCATCCAGACGCATGTTGAGGCGCAGGTTCGTGATGTTCGGAGGGAGGTCTCGCTTGAGGCTATAGGCAAATGGATGGATCAGTCCTCCGTCCGGCTCGAAAATGTACTCATGGCAAATGACCCTTCGGCTGGTACGCAACTGGTCAACCACGAGCGCAGTGTTCGAGTCGCGAATGCGTTGGCACTATTGAATGCAGACCATCGCGAGGTATTGATGTTGCGGAGCATAGAAGGGTTGGATTTCCCAGACGTCGCCGAGCGGATGGAGCGATCTCATGGAGCGGCCCGGATGCTGTGGCTACGGGCCGTCGAAGCACTGCGAGACAAGCTCGAAGTGAGGAACGAACGATGA
- a CDS encoding rhodanese-like domain-containing protein yields MMSLGDLIIRLCNRGFGTIEATRRFLGRPEVGTISTSELHSALKSDVLPPVLVDVRSDAEQTVSRIPGAITQQEYEAEAGAFAGRQVAVYCTVGGRSYLYARKLVAAGVDATNYRDGILGWCRDGLPLESPDKQPTTAVHPYWRIFNVPDQYEVKT; encoded by the coding sequence ATGATGTCACTTGGCGATCTGATCATTCGACTTTGCAACCGCGGATTCGGAACCATTGAAGCGACACGTCGATTTCTTGGGCGGCCAGAAGTTGGAACGATCTCGACATCGGAGCTTCACTCGGCATTAAAGTCGGATGTCTTGCCACCGGTACTGGTCGACGTTCGCAGCGATGCGGAACAAACCGTATCACGAATTCCGGGTGCAATCACGCAGCAGGAATACGAAGCTGAAGCGGGGGCGTTCGCTGGCCGGCAAGTCGCCGTTTATTGCACCGTGGGTGGACGCAGTTATCTGTACGCTCGGAAGCTGGTTGCCGCCGGCGTTGACGCGACGAACTATCGCGACGGAATTCTGGGCTGGTGCCGCGATGGGCTACCGCTCGAATCCCCAGACAAGCAACCCACCACCGCGGTGCATCCGTACTGGCGCATCTTTAACGTGCCGGATCAGTACGAAGTGAAGACCTGA
- a CDS encoding protein kinase domain-containing protein — protein MILEDAATDEQLLAILDEYLELRSAGSTSKSEFLADCQFRFADKSVGERLPGLLASLDALHGFAPESERPPAQTNWESLVARKIGDFEIRREIGRGGMGIVYEAHQISLDRIVALKILPTSVTLDQQQIARFMIEAQAAGGLHHPNIVPIYGAGVEEGVHCYSMPLIHGRSLDEFIYDEPPEVPRAIRWTLQAAEALEHAHRYGVIHRDIKPSNLIVDQDSKLWVTDFGLARCRQTNGVDQDGITGSGAIVGTLRYMSPEQTLGNPALVDHRSDIYSLGITFCEMLVGDRFSDGDHIQVRRANPLVSRDLETVLFKSLAAEPGERYLTASAFAEDLRRVLAGLPILARRPSLADRVTKWTLRHRRSAAVSAIMVLFALMMSLLAMTKFAQQKAALQSALMQSDQNLIAADRNLQQAKTNFQQTREVLDHFGLMAAERLRGVAGAETLREELVADLLKYYERFADEIESADELQYELAQTHLRAAKITEEVGAISRALKAYQRALAILLDLPSSPLNEHEIAFCQNNIAILHAEHGEIDQAESIYLEAIGRLTSLDHPVTLATVRGNFGLLLSSMDRDEDAKREFYTAIEDLPHGDDTTPIAAMTFAMIWNNLSHLVQDDDLEQSLVLNQNAIDVLRGVNVRFASEQAGTILHEIDRALATSLRNQASLLTRLDRRDKAIAAYEESIELYRNLIEHMPMTVRYAEELAVIYNNFGRLLQQEARDDEARHAMIQARNLMQSLVQRRPGESRYREALAGIQTNLERFVP, from the coding sequence ATGATTCTGGAAGACGCCGCGACGGACGAACAACTGCTAGCCATTCTCGACGAGTATCTCGAGCTTCGTTCGGCTGGTTCGACTTCAAAGAGCGAATTTTTGGCTGATTGCCAATTTCGTTTTGCAGACAAGTCGGTAGGGGAGCGATTACCGGGATTGCTCGCCAGCCTAGACGCGCTCCATGGATTTGCACCTGAAAGTGAACGTCCTCCCGCCCAGACGAACTGGGAAAGTCTGGTCGCGCGTAAAATAGGTGACTTCGAGATCCGGCGAGAAATTGGTCGTGGCGGGATGGGAATCGTCTACGAAGCACACCAGATTTCGCTCGATCGAATTGTCGCCTTAAAAATCCTGCCGACCTCGGTGACGCTGGATCAGCAACAGATTGCCCGGTTCATGATCGAGGCCCAAGCCGCCGGTGGACTGCACCACCCAAACATCGTGCCGATCTACGGGGCCGGTGTGGAGGAAGGCGTCCATTGCTACAGCATGCCGTTGATTCACGGGCGCTCGCTCGATGAGTTCATTTACGATGAGCCGCCCGAGGTTCCACGGGCAATCCGGTGGACCCTGCAAGCGGCCGAAGCGCTCGAGCATGCACACCGGTATGGGGTAATTCACCGAGACATCAAGCCGTCGAATTTAATCGTTGACCAAGATAGCAAGCTCTGGGTTACCGACTTCGGATTAGCGCGTTGCCGTCAGACTAACGGAGTTGATCAGGATGGAATTACGGGAAGTGGCGCGATCGTCGGCACACTTCGCTACATGAGCCCAGAGCAAACGTTAGGCAATCCTGCGCTCGTCGACCATCGCAGCGACATCTATTCCCTCGGAATAACGTTCTGCGAGATGTTAGTGGGCGACCGCTTCAGCGATGGCGATCACATTCAAGTGCGGCGTGCGAATCCGCTTGTTTCGCGGGACTTGGAGACCGTGCTATTTAAATCTTTGGCAGCGGAACCGGGCGAGCGCTACCTCACCGCGAGCGCCTTTGCCGAAGACCTGCGCCGCGTGCTGGCGGGGCTCCCTATCCTCGCACGACGACCGTCGTTGGCCGATCGCGTGACGAAATGGACACTGCGGCATCGTCGCAGTGCCGCAGTGTCCGCGATTATGGTGCTGTTCGCTCTGATGATGTCACTGTTGGCGATGACAAAGTTCGCGCAGCAAAAAGCCGCTTTACAATCTGCTTTGATGCAGTCTGATCAGAATCTGATCGCCGCTGATCGAAATCTTCAGCAAGCCAAAACCAATTTTCAGCAAACGCGCGAAGTGCTCGATCACTTTGGTTTGATGGCAGCGGAGCGGCTGCGAGGCGTCGCCGGTGCGGAAACACTGCGTGAAGAGCTTGTCGCAGACCTACTGAAGTATTACGAGAGATTTGCCGACGAGATCGAATCCGCTGACGAACTTCAATACGAGCTAGCTCAAACGCATCTCCGTGCCGCTAAGATTACCGAGGAGGTTGGTGCTATCAGCCGAGCATTGAAGGCCTACCAGCGAGCTTTGGCCATCTTGCTTGATTTACCTTCGTCACCATTGAATGAACACGAAATCGCCTTCTGCCAGAATAATATTGCGATATTGCACGCTGAACATGGCGAAATAGATCAGGCTGAGTCGATCTATCTGGAGGCCATTGGGCGTCTCACTAGCCTGGACCATCCGGTAACACTGGCGACCGTACGTGGCAACTTCGGTTTGCTGCTCTCATCAATGGATCGTGATGAGGACGCAAAAAGGGAGTTTTATACGGCGATCGAGGACCTCCCTCATGGCGATGACACCACCCCCATTGCGGCGATGACCTTTGCAATGATCTGGAATAACCTGAGCCATCTGGTACAAGATGATGATCTTGAACAGTCACTTGTTTTGAATCAGAATGCAATTGATGTCCTCCGTGGCGTGAATGTCCGGTTCGCCAGCGAGCAAGCTGGCACGATACTCCACGAAATCGATCGTGCCTTGGCAACGAGTCTCCGCAACCAGGCTTCGCTACTGACACGATTGGATCGCCGAGACAAAGCGATTGCCGCTTACGAGGAATCAATCGAACTCTATCGAAACCTCATTGAACACATGCCAATGACCGTTCGCTACGCCGAAGAGCTTGCTGTCATTTACAATAACTTTGGCCGCTTGCTGCAGCAGGAGGCGCGCGACGACGAAGCTCGTCACGCGATGATCCAAGCCCGCAATTTAATGCAATCGCTGGTTCAGCGTCGTCCCGGTGAATCTCGGTATCGTGAGGCATTGGCTGGCATACAGACTAACCTAGAAAGGTTCGTACCATGA
- a CDS encoding thiamine-phosphate kinase, whose product MNHAKPTVETLSDWGEFRLLNEIILPVLRAGSGGASLGDDCAFIESDRTASHLVVTTDVGPKPLVWSIGHCSYWTWGWYSVLANASDLAAAGATPVGFTTSVEAPGDMTVADFRDYFEGMDAACKEFGLKNAGGNIRVAPRFACHGTAFGSISDSRRITRNECKAGDTIVAIGKCGYFIACYLKAQRLGSIESLDSEEVAALLKPRPRIREMEILQSTGVLSAATDNSDGVLGSLWNIAERSGISVDVCLESGQMPDYVTKESLHHGLDPRHLFLFWGDWQVIASVKADRMKEFERIAERESIEWSVIGKANKGPPGLFGVEENQRREIRLLRNENFVSHSFNENPMSHTDYLLRTPLYIDS is encoded by the coding sequence ATGAATCACGCGAAACCAACCGTTGAAACTCTCTCTGATTGGGGTGAGTTTCGCCTTCTCAACGAAATAATTCTTCCCGTTTTGCGAGCTGGATCGGGAGGCGCTTCGCTTGGCGACGACTGTGCGTTTATTGAATCAGATCGTACGGCTTCTCACTTGGTGGTAACAACGGACGTTGGCCCCAAGCCACTTGTATGGTCGATCGGTCACTGCTCCTATTGGACGTGGGGCTGGTACTCCGTGCTCGCAAATGCAAGTGATCTTGCTGCAGCTGGTGCGACACCCGTCGGGTTTACCACGTCAGTCGAAGCACCAGGCGATATGACGGTCGCAGACTTTCGGGACTACTTTGAAGGCATGGATGCAGCATGCAAAGAATTTGGTTTAAAGAATGCGGGTGGAAACATACGTGTAGCACCGCGTTTTGCTTGCCATGGAACGGCTTTCGGTTCGATTAGTGATTCTCGACGTATCACAAGAAACGAATGCAAAGCGGGTGACACGATTGTTGCCATTGGAAAATGCGGCTACTTCATTGCCTGTTATCTCAAGGCGCAAAGACTTGGCAGCATTGAATCACTTGATTCGGAAGAGGTTGCAGCACTTTTAAAGCCGCGGCCTCGAATTCGCGAGATGGAAATTTTGCAATCCACTGGTGTACTGAGCGCTGCAACTGACAACTCCGATGGTGTCTTGGGATCATTGTGGAACATCGCGGAGCGTTCGGGGATTTCCGTTGACGTATGCTTGGAGAGCGGTCAGATGCCGGATTACGTTACGAAGGAGTCGCTGCACCACGGCCTAGACCCACGACACTTGTTTTTGTTCTGGGGTGACTGGCAAGTCATCGCCTCAGTAAAAGCGGATCGCATGAAGGAATTTGAGAGAATCGCGGAGCGTGAAAGCATCGAGTGGAGCGTTATCGGCAAGGCGAACAAAGGTCCACCAGGGCTGTTCGGTGTTGAGGAGAACCAACGGCGAGAAATCCGCTTACTCCGCAATGAGAACTTCGTTTCACACTCCTTCAACGAGAATCCAATGTCACACACGGACTACCTTCTGCGCACGCCCCTATACATTGATTCGTGA
- a CDS encoding recombinase family protein, whose product MNNWWEIGVPDPDAPALVRAVAYYRHSAQDRQENSIPLQQDQVRAWAREHGVEIIREFCDPGRSGLNSEGRPAFTEMMDEWISKRGDFEYVLCLDVSRWGRFQDIDLSAQFSAICKKNGKQVIYTTIGKPKENDPLYPVYVQFERFRAAQYSRELSDKVWRGCVKIAEQGYLAGGKPPYGLSRLLLDEKREPLHVLEAGQHKGIQNKRVTLTEGPPEQVAVIRRIFEEFVDRGFSEYKIAEGLNDDGIPSPSNGRWGAGGVLARLRNEKYAGTMVYNRTSGKLKTPSLPNPVEEWVRTVHCKLQIKHCKLRIDLLG is encoded by the coding sequence GTGAATAATTGGTGGGAGATCGGTGTGCCCGATCCGGATGCACCGGCGCTCGTTCGAGCGGTGGCGTATTACCGGCATTCGGCGCAAGACCGACAAGAGAACTCGATCCCGCTTCAACAGGATCAGGTTCGTGCGTGGGCGCGGGAACACGGCGTCGAAATCATCCGTGAGTTCTGTGACCCGGGACGATCGGGGTTGAACTCCGAAGGACGGCCGGCGTTCACGGAGATGATGGATGAATGGATCTCTAAACGCGGCGACTTTGAATACGTGCTGTGTTTGGACGTGTCACGATGGGGCCGGTTTCAAGACATCGACTTGTCGGCCCAGTTCTCGGCGATCTGCAAAAAGAACGGCAAACAGGTCATCTATACGACGATCGGCAAGCCGAAAGAGAATGATCCGCTCTATCCGGTCTACGTTCAGTTCGAGAGGTTCCGGGCCGCCCAATACAGTCGTGAATTGAGCGACAAGGTTTGGCGGGGATGTGTGAAGATCGCCGAACAAGGGTATCTCGCCGGCGGAAAACCTCCGTATGGTTTATCGCGGTTGTTGCTCGATGAGAAACGAGAACCGTTGCATGTATTGGAAGCCGGCCAACACAAGGGCATCCAAAACAAGCGGGTGACGTTGACCGAAGGCCCGCCGGAACAGGTCGCGGTCATTCGGCGGATCTTTGAAGAGTTCGTCGATCGCGGATTCTCGGAGTACAAGATCGCCGAAGGATTGAACGACGACGGGATTCCGTCGCCGAGCAACGGGCGTTGGGGTGCGGGCGGCGTACTCGCCCGGCTTCGTAACGAGAAGTATGCCGGAACGATGGTTTACAACCGAACGTCCGGCAAACTCAAAACGCCGAGTTTACCCAACCCGGTCGAAGAATGGGTTCGGACGGTTCATTGCAAATTGCAAATTAAACACTGCAAATTGCGAATTGACTTACTTGGGTGA